The proteins below are encoded in one region of Segatella copri:
- the rbfA gene encoding 30S ribosome-binding factor RbfA, with protein sequence MQETRQNRISRLLQKELSLIFQSQTRMMHGVMVSVTKVRVSPDLSICTAYLSVFPSEKGEEILKNINANEKTIRFDLGKKVRNQLRIIPELRFFLDDSLDYLEHIDELLKK encoded by the coding sequence ATGCAAGAAACAAGACAAAACCGTATATCAAGACTTCTCCAGAAGGAGTTGAGTCTTATCTTCCAGTCACAAACCCGCATGATGCATGGTGTGATGGTAAGTGTTACTAAGGTTAGAGTAAGTCCAGATCTCAGTATCTGTACTGCTTACTTGAGTGTGTTCCCTTCTGAAAAAGGAGAGGAGATTTTGAAGAACATCAATGCAAATGAGAAGACGATCCGTTTCGACTTGGGTAAAAAAGTGAGAAACCAGTTACGTATTATTCCAGAACTCCGTTTCTTCCTTGATGATAGTCTCGATTATTTGGAGCACATTGATGAACTCTTGAAAAAGTAA
- the murI gene encoding glutamate racemase, whose amino-acid sequence MMLPSNPGPIGVFDSGYGGLTILHGLRQTMPQYDYMYLGDNARAPYGSRSFEVVYKFTRQAVLKLFSMGCHLVILGCNTASAKALRSLQQRDIPELDPSRRVLGIIRPTAEVIGTITKSNHVGLLATEGTIKSQSYNMEISKLWPEIQVSGVACPLWAAIVEANEADSPGADYFVKKRIDQLMLKDADIDTIILGCTHYPLLMSSIVKNLPDGVRVVPQGQYVANSLKDYLNRHPQMEQMITKTGSCRYLTTESEDKFKESAQIFLHEQVEVTHVDLE is encoded by the coding sequence ATGATGTTGCCTTCTAATCCCGGACCAATCGGTGTCTTTGATTCTGGTTATGGCGGACTGACCATCCTGCATGGGTTGCGCCAGACGATGCCTCAGTATGATTATATGTACTTGGGTGATAACGCTCGTGCTCCTTATGGCTCGCGTTCGTTTGAGGTGGTTTATAAGTTCACACGCCAGGCTGTGCTTAAACTTTTCTCTATGGGGTGTCATCTCGTTATCCTGGGATGTAATACTGCTTCGGCTAAGGCACTACGTTCTTTGCAGCAGCGCGATATTCCTGAGTTGGATCCCAGCAGAAGAGTTTTGGGTATTATCCGCCCTACTGCCGAAGTAATTGGTACTATTACCAAGAGTAATCACGTGGGACTTTTGGCTACAGAAGGTACTATTAAAAGCCAAAGTTATAATATGGAAATTTCGAAACTTTGGCCAGAGATTCAGGTGAGTGGCGTGGCTTGTCCGCTTTGGGCTGCCATCGTGGAAGCCAATGAAGCAGATAGTCCGGGAGCTGATTATTTCGTAAAGAAACGCATCGACCAGCTGATGCTGAAGGACGCTGATATTGATACCATTATTTTGGGTTGCACGCATTATCCGCTTCTTATGAGCAGCATTGTGAAGAATCTTCCTGATGGCGTAAGAGTGGTTCCGCAAGGACAATATGTAGCAAACAGTCTGAAAGATTATCTGAACCGCCATCCGCAGATGGAACAGATGATAACCAAAACAGGCTCTTGCCGATATCTCACAACAGAGAGTGAGGATAAATTCAAGGAATCTGCACAGATTTTCCTTCATGAACAGGTGGAGGTTACACATGTAGATCTTGAATAG
- a CDS encoding OmpH family outer membrane protein: MKKLILMLMLCAPMTMMAQKFGKVNTQQIMQSLPDVAKANGEMEALQKQKENDLKSMQDELQRKADEYQKGSSTMNATAKQQKETELQTLQQKIQQAYQDGQQELQKKSSELMQPIVAKVRTAIAAVGKAGNYTFIFEDGAAVYTGTNVVDVTKEVQAKIK, from the coding sequence ATGAAAAAGCTTATTTTAATGTTGATGCTCTGTGCACCAATGACTATGATGGCTCAGAAGTTTGGTAAAGTAAATACTCAGCAGATTATGCAGTCTTTGCCAGATGTAGCTAAGGCTAATGGCGAGATGGAAGCTCTCCAGAAGCAGAAGGAGAATGACTTGAAGTCTATGCAGGATGAGTTGCAGCGTAAGGCTGACGAGTATCAGAAGGGTTCCAGCACAATGAATGCTACAGCAAAGCAGCAGAAGGAAACTGAGTTGCAGACTCTCCAGCAGAAAATTCAGCAGGCTTACCAGGATGGTCAGCAGGAGTTGCAGAAGAAGAGCAGCGAACTCATGCAGCCTATCGTAGCAAAGGTACGTACAGCTATCGCGGCTGTAGGCAAGGCTGGTAACTACACCTTCATCTTCGAGGATGGTGCAGCTGTATATACAGGTACTAACGTAGTAGACGTTACTAAGGAAGTACAGGCTAAGATTAAGTAA
- a CDS encoding OmpH family outer membrane protein: protein MKKNLLFLAFALISLTVSAQHTTPAAKVQQQQIAVSAPLHFGYFSFDKVFHTMPGYAIAKHNMDELREKYDAEMKRVETEFNAKYEEFLDGQRTYAKTILEKRQAELRELMEKNIAFKAEATRLLQQAENDAYAPLKAKINEEAKKIGKQKGFAFIINTDNNAAPYLNEEMGEDITALLEETLK from the coding sequence ATGAAAAAGAATCTCTTATTTCTGGCTTTTGCTCTCATCTCTTTGACTGTTTCAGCCCAGCATACAACGCCTGCAGCAAAGGTTCAGCAACAACAGATTGCTGTATCTGCTCCCTTGCATTTTGGCTACTTTAGTTTTGATAAGGTTTTTCATACTATGCCTGGTTACGCTATAGCCAAGCATAATATGGATGAACTCCGTGAGAAATACGATGCAGAAATGAAACGTGTAGAAACTGAGTTTAATGCTAAGTATGAGGAATTTCTTGATGGACAGCGCACTTATGCCAAGACAATTCTGGAGAAGCGTCAGGCTGAATTGCGTGAATTGATGGAGAAAAATATTGCCTTCAAGGCTGAGGCTACCCGCCTGTTGCAGCAAGCAGAGAATGATGCTTATGCTCCGCTCAAAGCAAAAATAAACGAGGAAGCTAAAAAGATTGGCAAGCAGAAGGGGTTTGCCTTTATCATCAATACAGACAATAATGCAGCTCCTTATCTCAACGAAGAGATGGGGGAGGATATTACAGCTTTGCTGGAGGAGACTTTGAAATGA
- a CDS encoding OmpH family outer membrane protein → MKKIVLMLMMAVAAISAHAQKYALIDMEYILKNVPAYERANEQLNQVSRKWQAEVEALNTEASTMYKNYQNEVVFLSQEQKKAKQDAIMQKEKEASDLKKKYFGAEGDLYKMREALMGPIQEEIYTAVKEISDLRGYSLVLDRASNSGIIFGSPKIDISNEVLQKLGYSK, encoded by the coding sequence ATGAAGAAAATAGTATTGATGCTGATGATGGCTGTAGCAGCCATCTCAGCACATGCACAGAAATATGCATTGATAGATATGGAGTACATCTTGAAGAATGTACCCGCTTATGAGCGTGCCAACGAGCAGTTGAATCAGGTAAGCCGCAAATGGCAGGCTGAGGTAGAAGCTCTTAACACAGAGGCAAGCACCATGTATAAGAACTATCAGAACGAGGTAGTGTTCCTTTCTCAGGAGCAGAAGAAGGCTAAGCAGGATGCCATCATGCAGAAAGAGAAGGAGGCTAGCGATTTGAAGAAAAAATATTTTGGTGCAGAAGGCGACCTTTATAAGATGCGTGAGGCATTGATGGGACCTATTCAGGAAGAGATTTATACAGCCGTAAAAGAGATTTCAGACCTGCGCGGATATTCGCTTGTTCTCGATAGAGCTAGCAACAGCGGCATCATCTTTGGCTCTCCTAAGATAGATATTAGCAACGAAGTGCTCCAAAAATTAGGTTATTCCAAATAA